The region CGTCCCCGACGTGCGCAAGCACCCCCGCTACGTGAACGTAAGGCACCGCACGCGCTCCGAGATGGTGGCGCCCCTGGTGCTGCGCGGCCAGGTGCTGGGACTGTTCAACCTGGAGAGCGACCGCCTGGACGCCTACAGCGAAAACGACCTGCGCCTGCTGGAGGCCTTCTCGGCCGAGGCCGCGGTGGCCATCGATCGCGCCCACCTGTTCCAGGAGCGCCAGGTGAAGCTGGAGATCGAGAAGGAGTTGCGCATCGCACGCACGGTGCAGGAGTTCTTCAGCCCCCGGAAGACCATGACCTCGGGCGCGTTCCGCATCGCCGGCGCCAACTATCCGTCGCTTGAAGTGAGCGGCGACTACTACGACTTCTTCCCGGGCATGAATCGTCTCATCGCCTTTGCCATCGCCGACGTGGCCGGCAAGGGCGTGCCGGCGTCGCTCATCATGGCAAGCTTTCGTTCCATTCTGCGCACGGTGGCACCGTACACGGCCACCGCGCGCCAGATCGTGGTGCGCGCCAACCAGATCCTGGTGGAGACGGTCCGCCCGCAGGACTTCGTCACCGCGTTCATCGGCGTGCTCAACCCGGACACGGGCGAGGTTACCTACTGCAACGCGGGGCACAACCCGCCCATCCTGATGGCGCCCAACGGGAACTACCGGGAGCTGGGATCGGGGGGGCCGGTGCTGGGTGTCATGCGGGACGCGGACTGGACCGACGGGCGTTTCGTACTGCGCGACGAGGTGCTGGTCTGCTACACCGATGGCGCCACCGAGGCGCGCAATGCCGCCGACGAGGAGTTTGGCGAGAAGCGTTTCATCGAGTCGGTTCGTGCCAACCTGCAGTTGATGCCGTACCGGATGTGCACGGCGCTGTACGGGAGGGTGCGTGCCTTCGTGGGTGCCGAACCGCAGTCCGACGACACCACCTACCTGGCCATCCGCCGCACCTGATCGCGGCGCTCAGTCCAGCCGGATCAGGATCAACGCCTCGTTGTTGCGTATCAAGGCCACGTTGACGGCCGCACCCAGGGTCCCGTCCGCCTGCAGAGGAGCGTAAGTGCCGTCGAGTGCGTGGGTGGTGATGCTGCGGTCGTCGGTCACCGATCCCTCGGGCAGCATCTTCACCAGCACCAGCGCATTGGTGAAGCGGCGTGCGAATACGTGGTAAGTCAGCGACGGGCTGTGGGGATCCGCGCCGCTCGCGAACTCGTAGTGCTCCTTCGTATTCGCCCGTCCCTGGAAGTCCACCTTGCCGGCGGGGATCACGTCCGGCTGTCCCACGTCAAACTCGACCGCTGGATTCCATGACCACGTGGAGAGGTGGGCGGGGTTCAGGTGGCCCGATTCGGTGTCGTACGAGTAGTACGTGTGCCGGTTGTGCACCAGGTAGTAGAGCCCCAGGCTGAACAGCTTGCCGCGGTCGGTTCCCGCGGTTCCCGACGCCACGTCGCGTGCCCCGATGATGCGGCGGCCTCCCGCCCGCGTCTGGCGGGCGATCTCCACGATCCCGTTCTCGTAGTCCTTTTCGTAGCTGATGCACCGATTGCCGCCGCTGGTGGGCGACCAGGCGCCGGTGTAGGTGACCCAGACCTCGCCCAGGATCCACGGTGTCGTGGTCTGGATGTTCTCGGTGGAGCGGCTGGGGTAGTTGAGGAAATACACGTGCCCGTAGTTGGGCATGAGGTCCGCGGTGACCCCCAGCGCGCGCCGCAGTTCGCCGGCGAGGAACGGGTACAGCGTCTCGTTGGCGACCGCGTAGGGGTGGTCGTCGTCGATGGCGATCCCGTAGAACTCACCGGTCCGGTCCAACTGACCCTCGCCGAACTGCGCCAGGTAGATTCCAACGTCGACCATGATGCCGTCGACCGGTCCCGTCGCATTGGGGGCGGCGCCGTAGCGCGTGCCCTGCAGCAGCTGCCGCGCGTGCTCCACCAGGAACCGGCGGTAGCCCGGATGGGTCAGGTTTGCGAGGTACAACGGCTCGGTGGCGCCGTTGCGGTAGGCGATGACTCGGGATTGCGATCGCTCCGTCGCCGATGCCGGGTTCCCGCCGCCGCCGGGGTTCCATCCCGGGACCACGCCGGGAGGATAGCCGGGAACCACGACGATGCCCTCCCAGGTGGGAACATTCACGTCTTCGCGGTAGTGCAGGTAGAAGTCTTCGGGGTCGTACCCGTGATCGGTGGCCCACTCATCGGGACCGTTGGGTCCGCTCCCGAAGCGATGGTAGCGCGCGATGGTGTACTCGAACAGGCGCACACGCGGATTGGTGGCGCGCATGGCGTCGGGATCGATGCGCGAAATGCAGAGATCATAATGGGCGGCGCGCCACGCCTGCTCCGCATCGTCGATGGCGGCGCGTGACAGTGCCGACGCGGTCTGAATGTGCGGGTAGAGCGACGAGGTAATCGGCGCACAGCCGGCGCCGTCGCACTCCTCGCCGAAGGGGCAGGAGAAGTCGGTTACGCAGCCGCCGGCCACGGTGCCGGTATCGGACGGCTCCGAGGCCTGGGAACATGCCACGGCGAGCGCCACGAACAGCGCCGCCGGAGTCCTGATGCCGAACGGAAATCGCATGGTGATACTCTGCTGACCGGGTTACCCGGGGACTGTCGTGCAACGCGCGTGCCGTCGCCGGGGGCGGGGACGCGCCACACGCGCGGGGGGGCGGGTGAGGGGGCGATGTTTCCGGTTGTACCACAAAATCGCTGGTGGTGTCCCGCGCCCCGTGCCTACACTCCCGGGGTGGGGTCGTCGCCGAGCGCGATGTTGCAATCGTCCGGCCTCCCCGTGGCGAATCAAACCAATTGGACCCAAGGCGCGTTCTTTTCGTGTCATCGCTGCGCCGCTACGGCGGCGGCGAACGGTGGATGCTGGACACCGCGGCCGGGCTGCGTGCGCGTGGCCACGACGCCCGCCTGGTGGCCATGCCCGGGAGCGTGCTGGCGGCGCGGGCCCCGGCGCGTGGTATCCCGCTCACCGAGGTCGCCATGCGCGGCGACGTGGATGCCATCGCCGTCACCCAGCTCACCTCGCTCATCCGCCGCACGCGGCCCCACGTCATTGTTCCCAACCTGGACCGCGAGATCCGCCTGTGCGTGGCCGCCATCCACGCGGCGCGCGCACTGCCGCCGCGCCCCGTGCGCCCACGCCTGATACCGCGGCGCGGAAGCGAGTTTCCGCTCAAGGACAAGCGCCACTACCGCATCGTGTACACCATGGAAATCGACAGAGTCATCGTGAACTCGGAGGCCACGCGCGGAAAGATGATGCACGACGCGCCCTGGTTCCGGGAGGAGAAGGCGGTGGTGATCTACAACGGGATCGACATGGCGCCCTACAACGCACTGGCAGCGCGCCGCGACGAAATGCGCAACAAGCTGCGCCGTGCCATCGGGGCGCCTGCCACGGCTCCTGTGTTTGCGCTGGTGGGGGAGCTGCACGAGCGTAAGCAGCAACGGGTGATCATCGAGGCGTGGCCGCGGGTGCTGGAGGAGTTCCCGGAGGCACGCGTGCTCTTCGTGGGTGACGGTGCGGACCGCGAAGCGCTCGAAACTGTGATCGCGGAACGCGGGCTGGAAAACGCGGTGAGAATCATGGGGTTCCGTTCTGACGTGCCCGAGATACTTGCCGGCAGCGACGCCCTCCTGCTGCCCTCGCGCGTCGAGGGTTTCGGCTACGTGCTGGTGGAGGCGATGGCGGTGGGCATCCCCTGCATCGCCTCGCGGGTGAGCAGCATTCCCGAGATTGTCAGGGAAGGCGAGACCGGTATCCTGCACCCGGTGGGAGACACCGGGGCCATCGTGGGCGCCGTGCGCGATGCGTTGTGTGATCCGGCGCGGGCGCGGGCCATGGGCGAAGCCGGGAGACGCGTGGCGGAGGAGAAGTTCACGTTGCAGCGCATGCTCGACCGGGTGGAGACGGTCCTGTTCGACCCACCGACGGACTAGCCGGCAAACAGGTTCACGAGGACGAGGCTCAGGGCAGGCGCGTAGGTGATGATCAGGAGTGCAACCAGCATGAGCAGCAGGAAGGGAATGCTGGCGCCGTAGAGTTTCACCACCGGCTGCTGGAAACGGTACGACGAGATGAACAGGTTCAAACCCACCGGGGGCGTCAGATAGCCTATCTCGAGGTTGGTCAGGAAAATGATGCCGAGGTGGACGGGGTCGACCCCGAAACCCACCGCCACCGGCGCCACCAGCGGCACCACCACGATCAGGGCGGAGAAGATGTCCATCAGGCATCCCACCACCAGCAGGAACACGTTGAGAATCAGCAGGAACGTGTACTTGCTGGTCACGTACTGCTGCATCCAGGACAGGATGTTCATGGGCACTTCGGCGTCGATGAGGTAATTCACGAACCCGAACGAGCACATGATGATGATGAGGATCCCGCCCACCAGCGTGGCACTCTCGGCGATGATCGCCGGCAGCCTGCGCAACGAGATGTCCCGGTATATGAGCACCTCTACGATGAGGGCGTAAAGCGCGGTGACGGCCGCTGCCTCCATCACCGTGAAGATGCCGCCGTAGATGCCTCCCAGCACGATGAACGGAAGCGGCAGTTCCCACGCGGCGTCGCGCACCGCCGCCGCTGCTTCATGCAGCGAGAAGCGCTGCGTTCGCACCCCCTCGCGCCGTCCCTGGCGGACGCTGTAGAGCACCAGCAGCGAAACCAGCAGCAGGCCGGGCAGGATGCCCGCGAGGAAGAGCTTGTCCACCTCCACCTCGGCCACGTATCCGTACACGATCAGCGGCAGGCTGGGCGGAAACAGGAGCCCGATACTCC is a window of Candidatus Krumholzibacteriia bacterium DNA encoding:
- a CDS encoding glycosyltransferase family 4 protein, encoding MSSLRRYGGGERWMLDTAAGLRARGHDARLVAMPGSVLAARAPARGIPLTEVAMRGDVDAIAVTQLTSLIRRTRPHVIVPNLDREIRLCVAAIHAARALPPRPVRPRLIPRRGSEFPLKDKRHYRIVYTMEIDRVIVNSEATRGKMMHDAPWFREEKAVVIYNGIDMAPYNALAARRDEMRNKLRRAIGAPATAPVFALVGELHERKQQRVIIEAWPRVLEEFPEARVLFVGDGADREALETVIAERGLENAVRIMGFRSDVPEILAGSDALLLPSRVEGFGYVLVEAMAVGIPCIASRVSSIPEIVREGETGILHPVGDTGAIVGAVRDALCDPARARAMGEAGRRVAEEKFTLQRMLDRVETVLFDPPTD
- a CDS encoding SpoIIE family protein phosphatase, producing the protein MTADRRVPAHGTSDFDYLAQASHTLNASLDYGEIVKGLLKIIRTAMNAEAVLLAVMDEQDQMVFDRALGADDAGLDGVPITRGTGAMGTVWQTREPLIVESVKRGKLSLTLERKAGLKTHTVVAVPLLRRGLVRGAVEVVNRRRDNTPFREDDLQLLVPLVEHVAVAVANARLRARAERRRLEYSLLAEVSADVGKSLTRDEALDRILKNLARLVPYDAAAIFLVDNETDTMSSVLHTGYTRGAHEKINIKSDEGIVGEVGRTRVGVIVPDVRKHPRYVNVRHRTRSEMVAPLVLRGQVLGLFNLESDRLDAYSENDLRLLEAFSAEAAVAIDRAHLFQERQVKLEIEKELRIARTVQEFFSPRKTMTSGAFRIAGANYPSLEVSGDYYDFFPGMNRLIAFAIADVAGKGVPASLIMASFRSILRTVAPYTATARQIVVRANQILVETVRPQDFVTAFIGVLNPDTGEVTYCNAGHNPPILMAPNGNYRELGSGGPVLGVMRDADWTDGRFVLRDEVLVCYTDGATEARNAADEEFGEKRFIESVRANLQLMPYRMCTALYGRVRAFVGAEPQSDDTTYLAIRRT
- a CDS encoding TRAP transporter large permease subunit is translated as MLVVLIIALVLLALFGMPLFAVFGVLALFLFHAAGIDISSVAVSMYSIAGSPLLVAIPLFTLAGYLFAHSHAPDRLVRLSRAFFPGGLAVVALVACAVFTAFTGASGVTIVAMGGLLMPALLADRYSNRFSLGLITASGSIGLLFPPSLPLIVYGYVAEVEVDKLFLAGILPGLLLVSLLVLYSVRQGRREGVRTQRFSLHEAAAAVRDAAWELPLPFIVLGGIYGGIFTVMEAAAVTALYALIVEVLIYRDISLRRLPAIIAESATLVGGILIIIMCSFGFVNYLIDAEVPMNILSWMQQYVTSKYTFLLILNVFLLVVGCLMDIFSALIVVVPLVAPVAVGFGVDPVHLGIIFLTNLEIGYLTPPVGLNLFISSYRFQQPVVKLYGASIPFLLLMLVALLIITYAPALSLVLVNLFAG